A window of the Chlamydiota bacterium genome harbors these coding sequences:
- the rpmF gene encoding 50S ribosomal protein L32, with translation MAVPRTRTSNARKNQRRSHHGVKKQFLGKCTNCSNPKMPHQVCPHCGMYRGKQVLNIEQK, from the coding sequence ATGGCAGTTCCAAGAACGAGAACATCCAATGCGAGAAAAAATCAGCGAAGATCACATCATGGAGTAAAAAAACAATTTCTTGGTAAGTGTACCAATTGTTCCAATCCAAAAATGCCGCACCAAGTATGTCCTCATTGTGGCATGTATCGTGGTAAACAAGTATTGAATATTGAACAAAAATGA
- the plsX gene encoding Phosphate acyltransferase, whose protein sequence is MKIALDLMGSETPTKTFKQALQKQSKHFILLGSKAVLKHFPTFEHIVTKSVVKMGDAPKDVLRHKQDSSMAIGLDLVKEKKAVAFISCGNTGAIAALSNSKLGKLKPFSRLGLLAHIPTKKKPLAIIDVGANLYYDAKTLFEYGKLAARFQKYLFQLKKPKIALLNIGHEATKGKQEQQKAYQLFSKKNAYFTFVGNIEGQDVFEGTIDVLVTDGFSGNIFLKTAEGVANFLQSQYKFDLPSLAYGAIICGVNGLVIKCHGKSKTQDLLGAFEKAKHLSAIF, encoded by the coding sequence ATGAAAATCGCACTCGATCTGATGGGAAGTGAAACTCCCACAAAAACATTCAAACAGGCACTTCAAAAGCAAAGCAAACATTTTATTTTACTTGGGTCCAAAGCTGTCTTAAAACATTTTCCAACATTTGAACATATTGTGACAAAAAGTGTTGTCAAAATGGGGGATGCGCCCAAAGACGTGTTGCGTCATAAACAAGACTCTTCTATGGCCATAGGTTTGGATTTGGTTAAAGAAAAAAAAGCTGTAGCATTCATTTCCTGTGGCAATACAGGGGCGATTGCAGCTTTAAGCAATTCAAAGCTTGGAAAGCTTAAGCCTTTTTCACGACTTGGACTTTTAGCTCACATCCCCACAAAGAAAAAACCGTTAGCAATCATTGATGTGGGAGCCAATCTTTATTATGACGCCAAAACACTTTTTGAGTATGGAAAACTCGCTGCACGTTTTCAAAAATATCTCTTTCAATTAAAAAAGCCCAAAATCGCTCTTTTAAATATTGGACATGAAGCCACAAAAGGAAAACAGGAGCAACAAAAGGCTTATCAATTATTTAGCAAAAAAAATGCCTACTTTACATTTGTGGGAAATATTGAAGGTCAAGATGTTTTTGAAGGCACAATCGACGTACTTGTGACCGATGGGTTTTCTGGAAACATCTTTTTAAAAACAGCAGAAGGTGTGGCAAACTTTTTGCAAAGTCAGTACAAATTTGATCTTCCAAGCTTAGCTTATGGTGCGATTATTTGTGGTGTCAATGGACTTGTTATCAAATGCCATGGCAAATCCAAAACACAAGATCTTTTAGGCGCATTTGAAAAAGCCAAGCACCTTTCGGCAATTTTTTAA
- the lpxB gene encoding Lipid-A-disaccharide synthase, translating into LVATFKTWAYLVGVGGPLMRKARLKCIEKMESFEIMGFSEVFFSFFKLLKKFFFLRDAILDLNPDVIILIDYPGFNLRLAKTLRKQGFRGKIVQYVCPSIWAHGQKRKKILERYFDHVFCILPFEPKLFRKTRASFVGHMLAHTIKKAKIKRQNFLALFPGSRRREIEKNLPLQLEVAKQTKQPIYISTANPQIKAQIKAVLKQHHIKATLVPFEKRYKLMQQCKKALATSGTVNLELALLSTPTLVCYKVTPLEKWIIKHFIKPKVKYFSLPNLIMNKQIFPEFYGTHLDPQKMLKALKSTKATHCLQLSKILKNKVPAKEIQTWIRQHLDN; encoded by the coding sequence CTTGTTGCAACTTTCAAAACATGGGCTTATCTTGTTGGTGTTGGCGGACCCTTAATGCGAAAAGCGCGTTTGAAATGCATTGAAAAAATGGAAAGCTTCGAAATCATGGGTTTTTCCGAAGTGTTTTTTTCTTTTTTTAAACTACTTAAAAAGTTTTTTTTTCTTCGCGATGCGATCTTAGATCTCAATCCAGATGTCATTATCTTAATCGACTATCCAGGGTTCAACTTGCGCCTTGCAAAAACACTAAGAAAGCAGGGATTTAGAGGAAAAATCGTACAATATGTGTGTCCGTCCATCTGGGCGCACGGTCAGAAGCGTAAAAAAATTCTAGAGCGCTATTTTGATCATGTGTTTTGCATTTTACCCTTTGAGCCCAAACTATTTCGAAAAACTAGAGCTTCTTTTGTCGGCCATATGCTTGCACACACCATTAAAAAAGCTAAGATCAAAAGGCAAAATTTTCTTGCACTTTTTCCAGGCTCCCGCAGACGTGAAATTGAAAAAAACTTACCCCTTCAACTAGAAGTTGCCAAACAAACCAAGCAGCCCATTTATATTTCTACAGCAAATCCTCAAATAAAAGCACAGATCAAAGCGGTTTTAAAACAGCATCATATCAAAGCCACACTTGTTCCTTTTGAAAAGCGTTATAAACTCATGCAACAGTGCAAAAAAGCCCTTGCAACATCAGGCACGGTGAATTTAGAACTTGCGCTTTTATCAACCCCGACTTTGGTCTGTTACAAAGTCACTCCTTTAGAAAAATGGATCATCAAACACTTTATCAAGCCCAAAGTGAAATATTTTTCCCTACCCAATTTAATTATGAATAAGCAAATATTTCCTGAATTTTATGGCACACATCTCGATCCTCAAAAAATGCTAAAAGCGTTAAAAAGCACAAAAGCGACACATTGCTTGCAACTTTCTAAAATCTTGAAAAACAAAGTTCCTGCAAAAGAGATTCAAACCTGGATTAGACAACATCTAGACAATTAA